Proteins encoded together in one Mycobacterium sp. MS1601 window:
- the mntR gene encoding manganese-binding transcriptional regulator MntR yields MTPDASPETGTPDLSTVAQDYLKTIWTAQEWSHEKVSTKMLAERIGVSASTASESIRKLADQGLVDHEKYGAVTLTERGRRAAVSVVRRHRLLETFLVSELGYGWDEVHDEAEILEHAVSDLMMARIDAKLGYPQRDPHGDPIPGSDGSVPTPPAQPLSACHDGDHGSVARISDADPEMLRYFDDVGIALDSHVTVLARRDFAGTVSVSVGDGHDSSNRTVELGSPAAQSIFIVPC; encoded by the coding sequence GTGACGCCGGATGCGAGCCCCGAGACAGGGACCCCCGACCTCTCGACAGTGGCCCAGGACTACCTCAAGACCATCTGGACCGCACAGGAATGGTCACACGAGAAGGTCAGCACCAAAATGCTGGCCGAGCGCATCGGGGTATCGGCCAGCACCGCTTCCGAATCCATCCGTAAGCTCGCCGATCAGGGCCTGGTGGACCACGAGAAGTACGGCGCCGTGACGCTGACCGAGCGGGGCCGCCGCGCAGCGGTGTCGGTGGTGCGCAGGCACCGGCTGTTGGAGACGTTCCTGGTCAGCGAGCTCGGATACGGCTGGGACGAGGTGCACGACGAGGCCGAGATCTTGGAGCACGCGGTCTCGGATCTGATGATGGCGCGCATCGACGCCAAACTGGGCTACCCGCAGCGTGACCCGCACGGCGATCCGATCCCGGGTTCGGACGGCTCGGTGCCCACACCGCCGGCTCAGCCACTGTCGGCGTGTCACGACGGTGACCACGGTTCCGTGGCCCGCATCAGCGACGCCGACCCGGAGATGCTGCGGTACTTCGACGACGTCGGGATCGCCCTCGACTCCCATGTGACGGTGCTGGCACGACGCGACTTCGCGGGCACGGTGTCGGTGTCCGTCGGCGACGGCCACGACAGCTCCAACCGCACCGTCGAACTGGGCAGCCCGGCGGCGCAGTCGATCTTCATCGTGCCCTGTTAG
- the pptT gene encoding 4'-phosphopantetheinyl transferase PptT: MTKLLDAVTPTTVRTAEVYADPPDLHPLPEEAPLVAKSVAKRRNEFVTVRYCARLALAELGEPEVPILKGDKGEPCWPSGIVGSLTHCTGYRGAVVAHRSQVRSVGIDAEPHDVLPEGVLGAVSLPVERTEISMLPAGLHWDRILFCAKEATYKAWFPLTHRWLGFEDAHITFSVDGGGESGGFESAILIDPAAEHGPPLTRLRGRWSVAGGLALTAIVL; the protein is encoded by the coding sequence ATGACCAAACTCCTCGATGCTGTCACTCCGACAACCGTGCGGACCGCCGAGGTGTACGCCGACCCGCCCGATCTGCACCCGTTACCCGAAGAGGCGCCGCTGGTGGCGAAGTCGGTGGCCAAGCGGCGCAACGAGTTCGTGACGGTCCGGTACTGCGCGCGGCTGGCGCTGGCCGAACTCGGCGAGCCCGAGGTGCCGATTCTCAAGGGGGACAAGGGAGAACCCTGTTGGCCTTCGGGCATTGTCGGCAGCCTCACTCACTGCACGGGCTACCGCGGCGCGGTGGTGGCGCACCGGAGCCAGGTGCGCTCCGTCGGGATCGACGCCGAACCGCACGACGTACTGCCCGAAGGAGTGTTGGGCGCGGTGAGCCTGCCGGTGGAGCGCACTGAGATCTCGATGCTGCCGGCGGGGCTGCACTGGGACCGGATCCTGTTTTGTGCCAAAGAGGCCACCTACAAGGCATGGTTTCCGTTGACCCACCGCTGGCTGGGCTTCGAGGACGCGCACATCACGTTCAGCGTGGACGGCGGAGGTGAGTCGGGCGGCTTCGAGTCGGCGATCCTGATCGACCCGGCGGCCGAACACGGCCCGCCGCTGACCCGGCTGCGTGGTCGGTGGTCGGTGGCCGGCGGCCTGGCCTTGACGGCGATCGTGCTGTGA
- the truB gene encoding tRNA pseudouridine(55) synthase TruB — translation MTSHDVVGRCRRIFGTRKVGHAGTLDPMATGVLVIGIERATKILGLVAGTSKTYAGTIRLGQSTSTDDAEGEVLQSVPADHVSDERIDTAIGALRGPIEQVPSAVSAIKVAGKRAYQLAREGETVELAARTVTIDRFDVLDTRRSPGLIDLDVVVDCSSGTYIRALARDVGAALGVGGHLTALRRTRVGGFGLAQARTLDQLAEAPQLSYSLDEACLESFARRELSDDDALAVSHGKPLVAAGMDGIYAAVAPDGRVMALLEDKGRRTTSVVVIRPSTLN, via the coding sequence ATGACCAGCCACGACGTGGTCGGGCGCTGCCGGCGCATCTTCGGCACCCGCAAGGTGGGTCACGCCGGGACCCTGGACCCGATGGCCACCGGCGTGCTGGTGATCGGCATCGAGCGGGCCACCAAGATCCTCGGCCTGGTGGCAGGCACCTCCAAGACGTACGCGGGCACCATCCGGCTGGGGCAGTCGACGTCCACCGATGACGCCGAAGGCGAAGTGCTGCAATCAGTCCCGGCGGATCATGTCTCCGATGAACGGATCGACACCGCGATCGGCGCGTTGCGTGGACCCATCGAGCAGGTGCCGTCGGCCGTCAGTGCCATCAAGGTCGCAGGCAAACGCGCCTACCAACTGGCCCGAGAGGGCGAGACGGTGGAGCTGGCCGCCCGCACGGTGACCATCGACCGGTTCGACGTGCTGGACACCCGGCGCAGTCCGGGCCTGATCGACCTGGACGTGGTGGTCGACTGCTCGTCGGGTACCTACATCCGGGCGCTGGCTCGTGACGTGGGCGCCGCCCTGGGCGTCGGTGGTCACCTCACCGCACTGCGACGCACCCGCGTCGGTGGGTTCGGCCTGGCACAGGCACGCACGCTCGACCAACTGGCCGAGGCGCCGCAGCTGAGCTATTCGCTGGACGAGGCCTGTTTGGAATCCTTTGCCCGCCGGGAGCTCTCCGACGACGACGCACTGGCCGTCAGCCACGGAAAGCCGTTGGTGGCAGCCGGAATGGACGGAATCTACGCCGCGGTGGCGCCCGACGGACGGGTGATGGCGCTGCTGGAGGACAAAGGTCGGCGCACCACCTCGGTGGTGGTCATCCGGCCGTCCACCCTGAACTGA
- a CDS encoding metallophosphoesterase family protein, whose amino-acid sequence MSTHDLPSRNRPTLWAISDLHTGHTGNKPVTESLYPSSPDDWLIVAGDVAERTDEIRWSLDLLRKRFAKVIWVPGNHELWTTGKDPMQVFGRARYDYLVQMCDEMGIVTPEHPFPVWTDEGGPATIVPMFLLYDYTFLPAGAATKSEGLAIARENNVVATDEFLLSSEPYATKDAWCRDRLSHTRKRLEDLDWMMPTVLVNHFPLVREPCDVLFYPEFSLWCGTTETRDWHTRYNAVCSVYGHLHIPRTTWYDDVRFEEVSVGYPREWRRRKPYRWLRQILPDPKYAPGYLNDFGGHFVITPEMKAQSEQFRERLRSRKS is encoded by the coding sequence GTGTCGACCCATGACCTGCCAAGCCGCAACCGGCCGACCCTGTGGGCGATCAGTGATCTGCACACCGGGCACACCGGCAACAAGCCGGTCACCGAGTCGCTGTACCCGTCCTCACCCGACGACTGGCTGATCGTCGCCGGCGATGTCGCCGAACGCACCGACGAGATCCGCTGGTCACTCGATCTGTTGCGCAAGCGCTTCGCGAAGGTGATCTGGGTGCCCGGCAACCATGAGCTGTGGACCACCGGCAAGGATCCGATGCAGGTGTTCGGCCGTGCCCGCTACGACTATCTGGTGCAGATGTGCGACGAGATGGGCATCGTCACTCCGGAGCACCCGTTTCCGGTGTGGACCGACGAAGGCGGCCCGGCCACCATCGTGCCGATGTTCCTGCTCTACGACTACACGTTCCTTCCCGCCGGGGCAGCCACCAAGAGCGAAGGTCTGGCCATCGCCCGCGAGAACAACGTGGTGGCCACCGACGAGTTCCTGCTGTCCAGCGAGCCGTACGCCACCAAGGACGCCTGGTGTCGGGACCGGTTGTCGCACACCAGGAAACGGCTCGAAGACCTGGACTGGATGATGCCGACGGTGCTGGTGAACCACTTTCCGCTGGTGCGCGAACCCTGCGACGTGCTGTTCTATCCGGAATTCTCGCTGTGGTGCGGTACCACCGAGACCAGGGACTGGCACACCCGTTACAACGCGGTGTGCTCGGTGTACGGGCACCTGCACATCCCGCGCACCACCTGGTACGACGACGTGCGGTTCGAAGAGGTGTCGGTGGGCTATCCGCGAGAATGGCGGCGCCGCAAGCCCTATCGCTGGCTGCGTCAGATCCTGCCCGACCCGAAGTACGCGCCGGGCTACCTCAACGACTTCGGTGGTCACTTCGTCATCACCCCGGAGATGAAGGCGCAGTCCGAGCAGTTCCGCGAGCGTCTGCGCAGTAGGAAGTCATGA